The proteins below are encoded in one region of Planctopirus limnophila DSM 3776:
- the xseA gene encoding exodeoxyribonuclease VII large subunit — MPKLTVSQLSDCLREIVEMAFPRVIVTGEISGLTRASSGHVYFTLKDEASQIKAVMWRSSAIKLKFDLRDGLAVEAIGGVEVYAPRGQYQLMVERLTPQGIGPLELAFRQLHAKLAAEGLFDVARKRPLPRFPKRIAVITSPAGAAVHDILQILLRRWPGVNVVVVPVPVQGPEAAPKIAAALGMVHRLPDVDVVICGRGGGSLEDLWAFNEELVARAIAQCRIPVISAVGHETDVTIADLVADQRALTPSEAAERVIPVKAEWVQHLDQLRDRLCSSLVALTNSRRKELEQLKKRRALAKPLEQIHRFSRELDDLETRLKQSWKRKLASLNAELESAGRALQALSPLAVLERGFSISKRVPGGDLIQSVKQVQVGDRLATLVADGQILSQVLQVDADDDQQDPASSES, encoded by the coding sequence TTGCCCAAATTGACAGTTTCGCAGCTCTCGGATTGTCTCCGGGAAATCGTGGAAATGGCATTTCCGCGAGTAATCGTCACTGGAGAGATCTCAGGGTTAACCCGAGCCAGTTCCGGGCATGTTTACTTCACACTCAAGGATGAAGCCTCGCAGATCAAGGCGGTGATGTGGCGATCATCGGCCATCAAGTTGAAGTTCGACCTCCGCGATGGTTTAGCCGTCGAAGCGATTGGAGGTGTCGAAGTCTATGCACCACGTGGGCAATACCAGTTGATGGTGGAGCGGCTGACGCCTCAGGGGATTGGGCCCCTTGAACTGGCATTTCGTCAATTGCATGCCAAGCTCGCGGCGGAGGGTTTGTTTGATGTGGCAAGGAAGCGACCACTGCCTCGCTTTCCCAAACGGATTGCCGTGATCACCAGTCCTGCCGGTGCGGCGGTGCATGACATTCTGCAGATCCTTCTCAGACGCTGGCCCGGCGTGAATGTGGTTGTAGTTCCCGTGCCTGTGCAGGGGCCAGAGGCAGCCCCAAAAATTGCAGCGGCTTTAGGAATGGTCCATCGACTGCCAGATGTGGATGTCGTGATCTGCGGTCGCGGTGGGGGAAGCCTGGAAGACCTCTGGGCCTTTAATGAAGAGCTTGTGGCCAGGGCCATTGCCCAATGCCGGATTCCCGTGATCAGTGCGGTGGGGCATGAAACCGATGTGACGATTGCCGATCTGGTCGCCGACCAAAGAGCATTGACTCCCAGTGAAGCTGCCGAGCGTGTCATTCCGGTTAAGGCGGAGTGGGTTCAGCATCTCGATCAGCTCCGTGATCGGCTCTGTTCCTCGCTAGTCGCGTTGACGAACAGTCGTCGCAAAGAACTTGAGCAACTGAAGAAGCGAAGAGCGTTGGCGAAGCCACTGGAACAGATCCATCGTTTCTCGCGGGAGTTGGATGATCTCGAAACTCGCCTTAAGCAAAGCTGGAAAAGAAAACTGGCCAGCCTGAATGCAGAACTGGAGAGTGCGGGCCGGGCACTCCAGGCATTGAGTCCACTGGCAGTGCTGGAACGTGGCTTTTCGATCAGCAAACGAGTACCCGGTGGTGACCTGATTCAATCCGTCAAGCAAGTGCAAGTGGGTGATCGATTGGCAACTCTGGTGGCCGATGGGCAGATTCTCAGCCAGGTTTTGCAAGTTGATGCGGACGATGATCAGCAGGATCCTGCTTCGAGCGAATCGTAG
- a CDS encoding ArnT family glycosyltransferase → MMLTTRQRWGLLLAVGLVFFTGLGSPWLFDEDEPKNAECGREMYVRGDWLVPTFNEDLRTDKPILIYWLMLTSFHLFGVSELTARLHSSILSVGSVLLVWQLGKSLFRSETGLLAGLILGTSLMFAAVGRSVTPDATLIFCILLTMTAYVTAVARRHGGRFGQADSDGNVVAQRLWGEYVPQSTWEFASIYASMGLAILAKGPIGFLLPMAIWGQFLLLQRYRDRTECGNSVIDARQHWLSRTFLMTWELYHPRAFWEALREMRVVQGTMITALVALPWYIAVGFATQGAWLAGFLGGHNVDRFMRPMENHSGPIIYYIPVIALGFFPWSIFLPAGIWQMTRQVRKPSNDRAAVTFVATWAMVWIGFFSLASTKLPNYVLPSYPALALLVANYLSEWMQEASHIRSLGFRNACRLLSVVGIVAIPALIYATSIYLPNEVWLASLGVIPLVGGVLAFSAAQKALRHRAVAICCASALLLSLGMMGVAAPRISRYQDSPQLAKLIRHEANGRPVRIATHNYSAPNVVFYAAQRIERLDSPKDITKFFHEAPEGYLITRADRMEDIVDALPQEITILHRMPRFLRRHDLIVLGNQSKAASMTAAAQDLDRLRWQ, encoded by the coding sequence ATGATGCTGACAACTCGACAACGATGGGGTCTCTTGCTGGCCGTGGGGCTGGTCTTTTTCACTGGCCTGGGAAGCCCCTGGCTCTTTGATGAAGATGAGCCTAAAAATGCCGAGTGCGGCCGTGAAATGTATGTTCGCGGCGACTGGCTCGTCCCCACATTCAACGAAGATCTCCGCACTGACAAACCCATTCTCATCTATTGGTTGATGCTGACCTCGTTCCACCTCTTTGGTGTTTCCGAACTCACCGCCCGGCTGCACTCCTCCATCTTGTCTGTAGGAAGTGTCCTGCTTGTCTGGCAGTTGGGAAAATCACTCTTCAGATCAGAAACTGGTCTCTTGGCAGGTTTGATTCTCGGCACGAGCCTGATGTTCGCCGCCGTTGGTCGATCAGTCACCCCCGATGCCACGTTAATCTTTTGCATCCTGCTGACAATGACCGCTTATGTCACTGCCGTCGCCCGTCGTCATGGCGGAAGATTCGGCCAGGCCGATAGTGATGGCAATGTGGTGGCTCAAAGATTGTGGGGTGAATACGTTCCCCAATCGACCTGGGAGTTCGCCAGCATCTATGCCAGCATGGGATTAGCGATCCTCGCCAAGGGCCCAATTGGTTTTCTGTTGCCCATGGCAATCTGGGGGCAGTTCCTCTTGTTGCAAAGGTATCGAGACCGCACTGAGTGCGGAAACAGCGTCATCGATGCCAGGCAGCATTGGTTGAGCCGGACATTCCTCATGACGTGGGAGTTGTACCATCCCCGTGCCTTCTGGGAGGCACTCCGCGAGATGCGAGTCGTTCAAGGAACGATGATAACAGCGCTCGTGGCCTTGCCCTGGTACATTGCCGTCGGGTTTGCGACTCAAGGAGCGTGGCTCGCAGGTTTTCTTGGCGGGCATAATGTCGATCGCTTCATGCGGCCGATGGAGAATCACTCTGGCCCTATCATCTACTACATTCCCGTAATTGCTTTGGGCTTCTTCCCCTGGTCGATTTTTCTGCCGGCAGGGATCTGGCAGATGACCCGGCAAGTGCGAAAACCTTCAAACGACCGTGCGGCAGTCACCTTTGTCGCCACCTGGGCCATGGTCTGGATTGGTTTCTTTTCGCTGGCCAGCACCAAATTGCCCAACTATGTCCTGCCCAGCTATCCGGCCCTCGCCTTACTTGTAGCCAATTACCTTTCTGAATGGATGCAGGAAGCCTCTCACATCCGTTCGCTGGGATTTCGCAATGCCTGCCGGCTCCTTTCGGTGGTTGGCATCGTCGCTATTCCAGCCCTGATCTACGCCACCAGCATTTACCTGCCGAATGAAGTCTGGCTTGCCAGTCTGGGGGTCATTCCTCTGGTTGGTGGAGTCCTCGCTTTCAGTGCTGCTCAAAAGGCATTAAGGCATCGAGCCGTTGCGATCTGCTGTGCTTCGGCACTGCTGCTTTCTTTAGGCATGATGGGCGTCGCTGCCCCACGCATCAGCCGCTACCAGGATTCTCCTCAATTGGCCAAACTGATCCGGCATGAAGCCAACGGACGCCCGGTGCGGATCGCGACACACAATTATTCAGCCCCCAATGTCGTCTTTTATGCGGCACAACGCATCGAAAGGCTCGATTCTCCCAAAGACATTACAAAGTTCTTCCATGAGGCTCCCGAAGGTTATCTGATTACCCGGGCGGATCGCATGGAAGACATTGTCGATGCGCTCCCTCAGGAGATCACGATTCTGCACCGCATGCCCAGATTTCTACGCCGGCATGACCTGATTGTGCTGGGCAATCAGAGTAAAGCCGCATCGATGACCGCTGCCGCACAGGATCTGGATCGTCTCCGCTGGCAATAA
- a CDS encoding tetratricopeptide repeat protein, with protein sequence MPVRLVNIRRFACAASLAWAIGSTVGCAPMSGWVMNSSGAAYYQRGEFEMARNEFARAVYDDPLNPDYRFNLAVAQSRLGQVAEAEQILQHNLTIDPSHEPTYAALSRLMIDTGRSSEAVGVMQTWVGSQPYNPDAYVGLASAQQKTGDLSAAQQTLQQALRVQPNEPKVLAQLGEIHQAQGNVAMASQMYQQSLAANVHQPDVQAKLMATANQAHPGSMPATQLAQSMPKVPSVLHPIASGQKTPVSPTAAPTSIARRAPQNAHQAVQQQAQNQPAINQVAQHRPALQPIPARQPTPIAASPAMNAPAQFAMASQVSAMPQGNMVQWQAPAQAPSPVPGYRYVILPQPVAFLVPQGQVAQQQVPQQYQVSYQPVMSQPAGVQPAMLPQGVVTQAQPVQTQPMQVVYQWPQNYGVPANGMTAMVIPQASQPQTTYGAQAMMAPATQNFATQNHATTFTPPLYQQQPAAVRSPMVSSVPNPGTSETIFPVSYHPLPMTNATSRKEVSPVETSAPAQVPAFTPPPQEPTVVSASHTTTAPATTSNRSGTPIQVLSTPTETLVLPGVIQQPSSPATNLETSATNMHVPPAPTRTGQPVVVAPSTSLVSQTTTELPPGF encoded by the coding sequence ATGCCTGTTCGTCTTGTCAACATTCGTCGTTTTGCCTGTGCTGCCAGTCTGGCCTGGGCAATTGGATCTACTGTTGGTTGTGCCCCCATGAGTGGCTGGGTGATGAACAGTTCTGGTGCGGCGTACTACCAGCGCGGTGAGTTTGAAATGGCTCGCAATGAGTTTGCCAGAGCCGTCTATGACGACCCGCTCAATCCTGACTATCGTTTCAATCTGGCTGTGGCCCAATCGCGACTTGGACAAGTGGCTGAGGCTGAACAGATTCTGCAGCACAATTTAACCATTGATCCTTCGCACGAACCGACTTACGCAGCGCTCTCACGTCTGATGATCGATACGGGACGCTCTTCCGAAGCTGTCGGAGTGATGCAGACCTGGGTGGGTTCACAGCCTTACAATCCTGATGCTTATGTCGGCCTGGCCTCGGCTCAACAGAAGACAGGTGATCTGAGTGCAGCTCAGCAGACATTGCAGCAGGCACTGCGAGTCCAGCCCAACGAGCCCAAAGTTCTAGCGCAACTGGGCGAGATCCATCAGGCTCAGGGGAATGTGGCTATGGCCAGCCAGATGTATCAACAATCATTGGCGGCGAATGTGCATCAGCCGGATGTGCAGGCGAAACTCATGGCGACGGCCAACCAGGCTCATCCGGGAAGTATGCCTGCTACACAGCTTGCTCAGTCGATGCCCAAAGTCCCTTCAGTTCTGCACCCAATCGCGTCCGGCCAGAAAACCCCTGTCTCTCCGACTGCTGCACCAACTTCAATCGCCCGGCGGGCCCCGCAAAACGCCCATCAGGCTGTCCAGCAGCAGGCCCAGAACCAACCGGCTATCAATCAGGTGGCTCAGCATCGACCAGCATTGCAGCCCATTCCGGCTCGCCAGCCGACACCGATTGCAGCTTCACCTGCGATGAATGCACCTGCTCAATTCGCCATGGCCAGCCAGGTTTCGGCGATGCCACAAGGGAATATGGTGCAGTGGCAGGCACCTGCACAGGCTCCATCACCGGTCCCAGGATATCGGTATGTGATTCTTCCACAGCCAGTCGCCTTCTTGGTGCCGCAGGGACAGGTTGCTCAGCAACAGGTTCCCCAGCAATACCAGGTTTCTTACCAGCCGGTGATGTCACAGCCAGCGGGAGTTCAGCCTGCCATGCTTCCACAGGGCGTTGTGACTCAGGCACAGCCCGTTCAGACTCAACCGATGCAGGTGGTTTATCAGTGGCCTCAAAACTATGGAGTACCAGCGAATGGCATGACGGCCATGGTGATTCCACAAGCTTCGCAGCCACAAACTACATACGGCGCCCAGGCCATGATGGCACCGGCGACACAGAATTTCGCAACACAGAACCATGCGACGACATTTACGCCACCATTGTACCAGCAGCAACCAGCGGCTGTTCGTTCGCCCATGGTCAGTTCGGTGCCAAATCCCGGAACATCGGAAACGATCTTCCCTGTCAGCTATCATCCATTGCCGATGACGAATGCCACCAGTCGTAAAGAAGTTTCGCCTGTAGAAACGTCAGCACCAGCTCAGGTTCCAGCCTTTACACCTCCCCCGCAGGAACCAACCGTGGTGAGTGCATCGCACACGACGACTGCTCCCGCGACAACATCCAACCGCAGTGGCACGCCAATTCAGGTACTTTCGACACCCACGGAAACGCTGGTGTTGCCGGGAGTGATCCAACAGCCCTCGTCACCGGCCACAAATCTCGAAACCTCAGCAACAAACATGCATGTTCCACCGGCTCCCACCAGAACCGGCCAGCCAGTGGTTGTGGCACCGTCAACATCGCTGGTCTCTCAGACCACAACGGAACTGCCGCCAGGCTTCTAA
- a CDS encoding glycoside hydrolase family protein, which translates to MISEMWQKAMHRFLLASCAVILMSQRWVIAEDNISSVPPARPWPRALTEFTPLSLEPIFTGRGLPTSQELSSQEKPAWDARIRERGDILRLSPDDWRLYYTGYDGSKTGIRQLGLAHSKDGLRFERSQPEPLIPGRWVEDVCVRTHNSQKNTSSAPFLMFAEGEGDQMQWFQSQNGIEWSHLGQVDIRKRSGEPIEPGPYGTPTLWIEGNQWHLFYERRDLGIWHATSADGKVWQLVQDDPVMVCGPQDFDRLQIAANQVFRHGGMYYMVFHGSGDATTPRRWATGLARSTDLHHWEKYPGGPLRPIDENKSSGIIVHDGLRYRLYTMHDQVIVHVGPMTSD; encoded by the coding sequence GTGATCTCTGAAATGTGGCAAAAAGCGATGCATCGATTTCTGCTGGCCAGTTGTGCGGTGATTCTCATGAGCCAGCGGTGGGTGATCGCGGAAGATAACATCTCTTCTGTGCCACCTGCGCGACCTTGGCCGCGAGCACTTACAGAATTTACGCCTCTTTCATTAGAGCCCATTTTTACAGGTCGAGGTTTACCGACATCGCAAGAACTTTCCAGCCAGGAAAAACCGGCCTGGGATGCTCGAATTCGTGAACGAGGGGATATCCTGCGGCTCTCTCCTGACGACTGGCGACTGTATTACACAGGCTACGACGGTAGCAAAACCGGCATTCGACAACTGGGATTGGCACATTCCAAAGATGGTTTGCGATTTGAACGGAGTCAGCCTGAACCACTGATTCCCGGCCGTTGGGTGGAAGATGTGTGTGTTCGTACGCACAACAGCCAGAAAAACACGTCCTCTGCTCCTTTCCTGATGTTCGCGGAAGGGGAAGGGGATCAGATGCAGTGGTTTCAATCACAAAATGGAATCGAGTGGTCGCATCTGGGACAAGTGGACATCCGCAAAAGGTCAGGTGAACCAATTGAGCCGGGTCCTTATGGGACACCGACATTGTGGATTGAAGGTAATCAATGGCACCTGTTCTACGAGCGGCGGGATCTGGGGATCTGGCACGCCACGTCTGCAGATGGCAAAGTCTGGCAACTGGTCCAGGACGACCCTGTAATGGTTTGTGGGCCCCAGGATTTTGATCGCCTGCAGATTGCTGCGAATCAGGTGTTTCGTCATGGAGGGATGTACTACATGGTGTTTCACGGCTCGGGAGATGCCACCACACCTCGTCGCTGGGCGACAGGTCTGGCACGCTCGACCGACTTACACCACTGGGAGAAGTATCCGGGCGGGCCACTCAGGCCGATTGATGAAAATAAGTCGAGCGGAATCATCGTCCACGATGGATTGCGCTATCGCCTTTACACAATGCACGATCAGGTGATCGTGCATGTCGGGCCAATGACTTCTGATTGA
- the lepB gene encoding signal peptidase I, producing the protein MFQTSTHDRNRRSPQPMVTTFGHGPLRTTVECVVALLLAVLLFRTFAAEGFMISTGSMAPTLLGFHKRVACPKCGELFAYGTAWDESANHLAASSSEFEVEQSICPNCSQQGIDLSHVPRNHGDQLLVNKQAYLWSSPQRWEIAVFRNPNLPTEAYVKRIVGLPGEAVSIRNGDLWINGEIARKPLAVQRTMWIPVYHQEHRPTHDTSFQDRWVSTDGWLEPTSNLRGWRSSPTSFLFREQTAGGATEALPAISSDSEQNITSQPAGQTAVAAESSISWIEYQHWVRSGGTHITTVTLEEWPSDLQLATLPPSGLKYDSKTKKLSCFGVLPDDVVSFLRTNSQNLVFLQAIDKLKAASHLAPITDRYGYNPAANSMEPNSVRDIAFVGDLSLPQEQGRFFIQLTDGFERYTLDFDSERESVRLFLEGTDRPLRVGPWSPPERGQSVQIEASMIDRQVALAIDGHEVFPAWPISAVPLGAESPRSPVRFGALSGTVRISNPTLYRDVFYTFHRSRHAVNRPYQLGPDEFFVLGDNSPVSHDSRQWEVPGVHRKLLVGKPFLVHLPSQPGRLKIGDQEWLLRLPDFDRVRFLR; encoded by the coding sequence ATGTTCCAAACTTCAACGCATGATCGCAACCGCCGATCGCCTCAACCGATGGTCACAACCTTCGGCCACGGGCCTTTGCGTACCACCGTTGAATGTGTGGTGGCTCTGTTATTGGCCGTATTGCTGTTTCGAACCTTTGCGGCAGAAGGCTTTATGATCTCTACGGGGTCGATGGCCCCGACATTACTCGGTTTTCATAAACGGGTGGCCTGCCCCAAATGCGGTGAATTGTTTGCCTATGGAACTGCCTGGGATGAATCGGCCAATCACCTGGCGGCCAGTTCATCGGAGTTTGAGGTGGAACAATCGATCTGCCCCAATTGCAGCCAGCAGGGGATCGATCTCAGCCATGTCCCGAGAAATCATGGGGATCAGTTACTGGTCAACAAACAGGCTTATTTGTGGAGCTCTCCCCAAAGATGGGAGATTGCGGTTTTTCGTAACCCGAATCTGCCTACGGAAGCCTACGTCAAACGGATTGTCGGTCTGCCCGGTGAAGCCGTTTCGATCCGAAATGGCGATCTCTGGATTAACGGCGAAATTGCCCGTAAACCACTCGCTGTGCAGCGGACAATGTGGATTCCTGTCTATCATCAGGAACATCGTCCCACTCACGATACCAGCTTTCAGGATCGCTGGGTCAGCACTGATGGCTGGCTGGAGCCCACTTCCAACCTTCGTGGCTGGAGAAGTTCGCCCACCTCGTTTCTCTTTCGAGAACAGACAGCAGGCGGCGCTACTGAGGCTCTCCCTGCGATAAGTTCTGATTCTGAACAAAACATAACATCTCAACCTGCTGGCCAGACGGCTGTGGCTGCAGAATCCTCCATTTCCTGGATCGAGTACCAGCACTGGGTGCGTTCCGGTGGAACTCATATCACCACTGTCACTCTCGAAGAGTGGCCGAGCGATCTTCAACTGGCCACACTTCCCCCGTCGGGTTTGAAATACGACTCGAAAACTAAAAAACTCTCCTGCTTTGGTGTCCTCCCCGATGACGTCGTGTCGTTTTTAAGGACAAACTCGCAGAACCTCGTCTTTCTGCAGGCGATCGACAAATTGAAGGCCGCCTCTCACCTGGCTCCTATCACGGATCGTTACGGCTACAACCCAGCAGCCAACTCCATGGAACCAAATTCTGTCCGCGATATTGCCTTCGTTGGTGACCTTTCGTTGCCGCAGGAACAGGGACGCTTCTTCATTCAACTGACGGATGGTTTCGAACGATACACACTGGATTTTGACAGCGAGCGCGAATCGGTCCGGCTATTCCTGGAGGGAACGGATCGACCACTGCGAGTGGGTCCCTGGTCTCCTCCAGAACGTGGTCAGAGTGTGCAGATCGAGGCTTCCATGATTGACCGGCAAGTGGCCCTGGCGATTGATGGGCACGAAGTCTTCCCCGCGTGGCCAATTTCAGCTGTTCCTCTGGGGGCAGAGTCACCTCGCTCACCTGTTCGATTTGGCGCACTGAGTGGAACAGTGCGAATTTCCAATCCCACGCTCTATCGGGATGTCTTTTATACGTTCCATAGAAGTCGCCACGCGGTCAATCGCCCCTATCAGCTGGGGCCGGATGAATTCTTTGTCCTTGGTGATAACAGTCCCGTTTCGCACGATAGCCGACAGTGGGAAGTCCCGGGTGTTCATCGCAAATTGCTGGTCGGAAAACCTTTTCTCGTCCATTTACCTTCACAGCCCGGTCGCCTGAAGATTGGTGATCAGGAATGGCTGCTCCGCCTCCCGGACTTTGATCGAGTCCGTTTTCTCAGGTAG